The following are from one region of the Aspergillus luchuensis IFO 4308 DNA, chromosome 4, nearly complete sequence genome:
- a CDS encoding gamma-glutamylcyclotransferase family protein (COG:S;~EggNog:ENOG410PX6K;~InterPro:IPR036568,IPR009288,IPR013024;~PFAM:PF06094), giving the protein MCPPVTKTAPPPPPPPPSDPRTKVSPVIRNLRTVPPPSLTVPQPPPPPTTTAPTGPYFLYGTLMDPSMLQDILSLDTDQEIDLRPAYVTGYACKLWGQYPALIPDDTSSSVVKGVIYRVESVEHGIKLANYETGWYRAEPCEVVYTDGKEPGRENGHVFVFVGEKGELSEGEFDLRVWLGRMGRRGALERLDRLDRK; this is encoded by the coding sequence ATGTGTCCCCCAGTCACCAAAActgctcctccacctccacctccacccccatcagACCCCCGCACGAAAGTATCCCCAGTCATACGAAATCTCCGAACCGTCCCGCCCCCCTCCCTGACAGTCCctcaaccacctcctccacccacaacaacagccccaACAGGTCCATACTTCCTCTACGGCACGTTGATGGATCCTTCCATGCTACAAGACATTCTATCTCTGGACACAGATCAGGAGATAGATCTACGACCTGCGTATGTAACAGGCTATGCCTGTAAACTGTGGGGACAGTACCCGGCTCTAATACCGGATgatacttcttcctcggtagTCAAGGGGGTCATTTATCGTGTGGAGTCTGTCGAGCATGGGATAAAGTTAGCGAATTATGAGACGGGATGGTATCGTGCTGAACCTTGTGAGGTTGTGTATACGGATGGGAAAGAGCCTGGGAGGGAAAATGGACatgtgtttgtgtttgttGGGGAAAAGGGGGAGTTGAGTGAGGGGGAGTTTGATCTTAGAGTCtggttggggaggatggggaggaggggggcgtTGGAAAGGTTGGATAGACTGGATAGGAAGTGA
- a CDS encoding nucleoside-diphosphate-sugar epimerase family protein (COG:G,M;~EggNog:ENOG410PNHV;~InterPro:IPR036291,IPR008030;~PFAM:PF13460,PF05368), giving the protein MTAILITGATGKQGGSLIQNLISRKSPLEILAVTRDSSSASAQRLKQLSSKIKLVEGNLDNPADIFRNARAQTSSPIWGVFSVQVAIGSNVDEEAQGKKLIDEALKQKVKYFVYSSVDRGGKRSWNNPTDVPHFLRKHHIEHHLVDKAKGTDMDWVILRPVAFMDNMVPGFLGKVFATSWKMALKGKPLQVVAVSDIGHFGAEAFLNPDEYKGRAISLAGDDLTFDQMAQVFQQKTGQRIPMTFQFVCSLLLAAIKDMGYMYRWFHDEGYQVDIGELRKKHPGLKDFGDWLEQESDFVKR; this is encoded by the exons atgacCGCGATTCTCATAACAGGCGCGACCGGCAAACAGGGAGGCTCTCTCATCCAAAACCTCATCTCCCGAAAATCTCCGTTGGAGATCTTAGCCGTCACGCGAGactcctcttctgcttcggctCAACGGTTGAAACAGCTGTCTTCCAAGATCAAACTAGTAGAAGGCAACTTGGACAACCCGGCAGACATCTTTCGCAATGCACGCGCCCAAACATCGTCTCCGATTTGGGGTGTCTTTAGTGTTCAG GTGGCCATCGGCAGCAACGTCGATGAGGAAGCACAAGGAAAGAAACTGATCGATGAGGCCCTCAAGCAAAAAGTCAAGTACTTCGTCTACAGCTCCGTGGATCGTGGCGGGAAACGTTCCTGGAACAACCCGACCGATGTTCCTCACTTTCTGAGAAAGCATCACATCGAGCATCATCTGGTGGACAAAGCTAAGGGAACCGATATGGACTGGGTTATTCTGCGTCCTGTGGCGTTCATGGATAACATGGTCCCCGGTTTCCTGGGCAAGGTCTTTGCGACGTCCTGGAAAATGGCACTGAAGGGGAAGCCCCTTCAGGTGGTTGCTGTCAGTGACATTGGTCACTTTGGCGCAGAAGCCTTTCTTAACCCGGATGAGTACAAGGGTCGGGCGATCTCGTTGGCGGGAGATGATTTGACCTTCGATCAGATGGCACAGGTATTTCAGCAGAAGACCGGTCAGCGGATACCCATGACATTCCAGTTCGTATGTTCCTTGCTGCTGGCCGCTATCAAGGATATGGGGTATATGTACAGATGGTTCCATGACGAAGGTTACCAGGTTGATATCGGCGagctgaggaagaagcaccCGGGATTGAAGGACTTTGGGGATTGGCTTGAACAGGAGAGTGATTTTGTCAAGCGATAG
- a CDS encoding uncharacterized protein (COG:S;~EggNog:ENOG410PPGI;~InterPro:IPR036864,IPR001138;~PFAM:PF00172;~go_function: GO:0000981 - DNA-binding transcription factor activity, RNA polymerase II-specific [Evidence IEA];~go_function: GO:0008270 - zinc ion binding [Evidence IEA];~go_process: GO:0006355 - regulation of transcription, DNA-templated [Evidence IEA]), whose protein sequence is MSESVPELRFRSGNVPTRYFKACRWCRKQKMRCDARNQVPCARCRAVGRDCILDPVESARRQSTRRSSPATRPIRRQPARSPWTEPHGFGSPSPREQDYSTSTTVQDVPINASLDSLPESTAAADLSSPGTAERHAPEPQQLSPNDMIAPVSVMHSMSVNLLGSSSIFMDSSSKADPKSDIIARGIISEEHARVMYDRFMGGSKNFLALFDPIRDTFDSVRSRSLFCFSVIIYLASRAVMDLRSDTHLQRVLQDEAQRLAEDSFFERPTKVETVQGMILLAAYSEKTWFSTALILRTALDSGLEKSLDALLSQENVPRSSLSASMEDRKLVWQTRTWLISFTLELDVASGTGRKSRIDAVDTMKLRKFLEYPLSLPCDMRTISIIEIHQLRSQSRISIENAKTVDEIVLVELPAVMKRLQNWWNTWDEIHGNNAFHAGAFQRCSLKLMLNYARIFVLCASLARIQKLQSGAADPNSETIGDKDVSHLWRALATTIMDQLDCFIQESAYRCQLTWSPTYPALTLAFVTTFALRIARWRPDLIDQDLLLERAQLICDFLKQPPYPDIHRTVSIFVNYGRALVASQRGHGDYCAEVTKPSEQANGQFSLGRGTYGVPVDVSTSSGMASEQVNYPAGAMTPQADKDSGAAGVPNAERIAPGRQLPARLPGPMEAPNWSMCNPIADSFGLFEEEQNDIFDFLPMMPSIPQ, encoded by the exons ATGTCCGAATCGGTCCCGGAACTACGCTTCCGATCGGGAAATGTTCCCACGCGCTATTTCAAGGCATGTCGCTGGTGTCGCAAGCAAAAAATGCGCTGTGATGCCCGAAACCAGGTCCCTTGCGCCCGTTGTCGCGCCGTGGGCCGGGATTGCATTCTGGATCCGGTTGAGAGCGCAAGGCGACAGAGTACCCGACGGTCATCCCCGGCAACTCGTCCTATTAG GCGCCAACCGGCAAGGTCTCCTTGGACCGAACCACACGGATTCGGGAGTCCTTCTCCCAGAGAACAGGATTACTCTACATCCACTACAGTACAAGATGTGCCAATCAACGCCTCGCTCGATTCGCTTCCAGAGTCTACTGCCGCAGCGGATTTGAGTTCGCCCGGAACAGCAGAGCGACATGCACCGGAGCCCCAACAGTTGAGTCCTAATGACATGATCGCCCCGGTTTCCGTGATGCACTCCATGTCGGTCAATTTACTGGGATCAAGCAGC ATCTTCATGGACAGCTCCAGCAAAGCGGATCCTAAGAGCGATATCATCGCCCGTGGGATCATCAGTGAAGAGCATGCACGAGTGATGTATGACCG CTTCATGGGTGGCAGTAAGAACTTTCTGGCTCTGTTCGATCCCATTCGGGACACGTTCGATTCGGTCCGCTCTCGCTCCCTTTTCTGCTTCTCTGTCATCATCTACCTCGCTAGTCGGGCTGTGATGGACTTGCGGAGTGATACTCATCTTCAACGTGTTCTTCAAGATGAAGCGCAGAGACTGGCCGAGGATAGTTTCTTTGAGCGCCCCACCAAAGTTGAAACCGTACAAGGAATGATTCTGCTGGCAGCCTATTCTGAAAAGACGTGGTTTTCAACCGCACTCATCTTGCGTACCGCCCTCGATTCCGGGCTAGAGAAATCGCTAGATGCCTTACTGTCTCAAGAAAACGTGCCGCGCAGTTCTTTGTCGGCTTCCATGGAAGACCGTAAGCTAGTGTGGCAGACCAGGACTTGGCTAATCAGCTTCACACTGGAACTGGACGTGGCGTCCGGAACAGGCCGCAAATCACGAATTGATGCAGTGGACACGATGAAATTGCGCAAATTCCTCGAGTATCCGCTATCCTTACCCTGTGATATGCGCACCATTTCCATCATCGAGATCCACCAGCTCCGAA GCCAATCGCGCATTTCCATCGAGAACGCCAAGACCGTTGATGAAATTGTATTGGTTGAGCTGCCTGCGGTCATGAAAAGACTGCAAAACTGGTGGAACACATGGGATGAAATCCATGGCA ACAACGCCTTTCATGCTGGTGCCTTCCAGCGCTGTAGTCTGAAGTTGATGTTGAACTACGCCCGAATCTTCGTCCTATGCGCCTCCTTGGCCCGTATCCAGAAACTCCAATCCGGTGCTGCTGATCCCAACTCGGAGACAATAGGCGACAAGGATGTCTCACATTTGTGGCGCGCTCTCGCTACGACCATCATGGATCAATTGGATTGCTTCATTCAAGAAAGTGCCTACCGCTGCCAACTCACGTGGTCTCCTACCTATCCAGCCCTGACCCTTGCCTTCGTCA CAACGTTCGCTCTCCGGATTGCTCGATGGCGTCCGGACTTGATCGATCAGGATCTCCTGCTTGAGAGGGCCCAGCTGATCTGCGATTTTCTCAAGCAGCCGCCCTATCCGGACATCCACCGTACCGTgtccatcttcgtcaactaCGGTCGCGCCCTAGTCGCTAGCCAACGAGGGCATGGGGACTACTGTGCAGAAGTGACAAAGCCCTCAGAACAAGCCAATGGGCAGTTCTCATTAGGTAGAGGGACATACGGAGTCCCGGTGGATGTGTCAACTTCTTCCGGGATGGCATCCGAACAGGTGAACTACCCGGCAGGCGCAATGACCCCTCAGGCCGACAAGGATAGTGGTGCCGCTGGGGTACCCAATGCTGAAAGAATTGCGCCTGGCAGACAGCTCCCTGCCAGACTGCCGGGGCCAATGGAAGCTCCCAATTGGTCGATGTGTAACCCCATTGCCGATTCATTCGGCTTGTTCGAAGAGGAGCAGAACGACATCTTTGACTTCTTACCAATGATGCCGTCAATTCCACAATAG
- a CDS encoding putative MFS multidrug transporter (COG:G;~EggNog:ENOG410Q2PC;~InterPro:IPR020846,IPR011701,IPR036259;~PFAM:PF07690;~TransMembrane:12 (i75-95o115-132i144-163o169-191i203-222o234-252i307-329o349-367i388-407o413-439i446-469o481-503i);~go_function: GO:0022857 - transmembrane transporter activity [Evidence IEA];~go_process: GO:0055085 - transmembrane transport [Evidence IEA]): MATERCFTAPIGEIDHSDPNWNRTKDAIPSTIVIGKMWADGEGYRLTRLTEDQVLVDFDHGSARNPVNWTHGKKMFTVLTALFLVLNSGISSSLPSNVVPAMMREFNVTGDLQKVLPTAVFLIGYVVGPLFFSPLSETIGRRPVLLGSFTVFLLGTIACTFAPNWPAMLVFRFICGAMGAAPQTVVGGVYADMFETPRARGRVMAFYMAAASFGPIVGPIISGCSAQYGWRWTFRIDLILVGCSWLSSLFLPETFSRVIVKKRVAILNKQSSTHSYVSQRELQSTAIQCSLKETLTRPITMMFTEPIILFSGIYLAFAYGLIFFCFQAYPIIFEGTYGFDVKQTSLCYLPIGIGAASSGFVSLYYDVIYERAKAQGKRWTTIPELQRLPVACIGGPCLTISLFWLGWTANPQIYWLVPVLSGLFFGFGYQIIFISLLTYVTDAYKIYSASALAASVITRSILGAVFPLAADPMYSALGVGWGTSVLGFASLACIPIPVAFLYAGEWIRKRSTFCQQLLKDESATEDNHTTRPVTPEAV; encoded by the exons ATGGCTACAGAACGCTGTTTCACTGCCCCCATCGGAGAGATCGACCATTCCG ATCCAAATTGGAACCGGACGAAAGatgccatcccatccaccatcgTGATAGGGAAAATGTGGGCAGACGGTGAAGGATACAGACTCACCCGCTTGACAGAAGATCAAGTCCTTGTGGACTTTGATCATGGTTCTGCAAGAAATCCAGTCAATTGGACTCAT GGAAAGAAAATGTTCACCGTTCTTACAGCACTCTTCCTAGTGCTCAACTCCGGAATATCGTCCTCTTTACCCAGCAATGTTGTTCCAGCCATGATGCGAGAATTCAATGTTACAGGTGACCTGCAGAAGGTTCTGCCCACCGCCGTCTTTCTTATTGGCTATGTCGTGGGTCCCTTGTTCTTCAGTCCATTGAGCGAGACAATCGGGAGGAGACCTGTTCTACTTGGTAGCTTCACCGTGTTTCTCCTGGGCACGATAGCGTGTACCTTTGCCCCAAACTGGCCAGCAATGTTGGTGTTTCGATTCATATGCGGAGCCATGGGGGCCGCTCCTCAAACCGTGGTAGGTGGAGTTTACGCTGATATGTTTGAGACTCCACGTGCTCGGGGCCGAGTCATGGCATTTTATATGGCG GCGGCGAGTTTTGGTCCGATTGTTGGTCCCATTATTTCCGGGTGCAGCGCGCAGTACGGCTGGCGATGGACATTCCGCATCGACCTCATCCTTGTCGGCTGTAGCTGGCTTAGTTCGCTTTTCCTGCCAG AGACATTCAGTCGGGTTATTGTGAAAAAGCGTGTCGCCATACTAAACAAGCAGTCATCCACCCATAGTTATGTCTCCCAGCGAGAGCTCCAGAGCACCGCAATCCAATGCAGCTTGAAGGAGACCTTGACGAGACCCATCACCATGATGTTCACTGAGCCAATTATTCTATTCAGCGGAATATATCTTGCTTTTGCTTATGGgcttatttttttttgcttcCAAGCATACCCTATCATCTTTGAAG GGACCTACGGGTTTGATGTGAAGCAAACGTCGCTGTGCTATTTACCCA TCGGAATTGGCGCGGCATCCTCTGGTTTTGTCTCACTTTATTACGATGTCATCTATGAGCGAGCCAAAGCACAAGGGAAGAGATGGACAACCATTCCGGAGCTACAGCGACTCCCGGTAGCCTGCATTGGCGGACCTTGTCTTACCATTAGTCTCTTTTGGCTAGGATGGACCGCCAATCCGCAGATCTATTGGTTGGTGCCTGTGCTCTCGGGTCTGTTCTTTGGCTTCGGATACCAGATAATTTTCATTTCGCTGTTGACCTATGTCACCGATGCGTACAAGATTTATTCCGCTAGCGCCCTAGCAGCATCTGTAATTACGCGGAGCATTCTGGGTGCCGTCTTCCCCCTGGCAGCTGATCCGATGTATTCAGCTCTTGGGGTCGGATGGGGAACATCGGTCCTGGGCTTTGCAAGCCTGGCTTGCATTCCCATTCCGGTGGCCTTCCTCTATGCTGGAGAGTGGATTCGCAAGAGAAGCACATTctgccagcagctgctgaaAGATGAAAGTGCCACAGAAGATAATCATACCACACGCCCTGTGACTCCGGAAGCCGTTTAG
- a CDS encoding glutathione S-transferase family protein (COG:O;~EggNog:ENOG410PN93;~InterPro:IPR036249,IPR036282,IPR010987,IPR004045, IPR004046;~PFAM:PF13409,PF00043,PF14497,PF13410,PF13417, PF02798;~go_function: GO:0005515 - protein binding [Evidence IEA];~go_process: GO:0006749 - glutathione metabolic process [Evidence IEA]): MSGLTIHHLRLSQSERITWLCEELEIPYTLKCYNRQPPTLQAPDEYRKLHWSGTAPIIEDNGVALGETMAIIEYILAKYGKGRLVLSPDHSKYADYVFWLHRAQGSTMPSFMGMLFSRMRGTPSEEDFVYKMSESRVKATCEAMEQQLAKNTYLAGEEFTAADCVSVFHLTTLRLFIPYSLEEYPHIVRYLERIGQRPAYKRAMEKGDPDLVPLLAAAAPAKSLL, encoded by the coding sequence ATGTCCGGCCTCACAATccatcacctccgcctcTCTCAATCCGAGAGAATCACCTGGCTCTGCGAGGAGCTCGAGATCCCCTACACTCTGAAATGCTACAACCGCCAACCGCCCACTCTCCAAGCCCCAGATGAGTACCGCAAGCTCCACTGGTCCGGCACTGCCCCCATCATTGAAGACAACGGCGTCGCCTTAGGCGAAACCATGGCCATCATCGAATACATCCTGGCCAAATACGGAAAGGGCCGTCTAGTTCTATCCCCAGACCACTCCAAGTATGCAGACTACGTCTTCTGGCTGCACCGGGCACAGGGATCGACAATGCCATCCTTCATGGGGATGCTGTTCAGTCGGATGCGCGGTACCCCATCCGAAGAGGACTTTGTCTACAAGATGTCGGAATCGCGGGTGAAAGCCACCTGTGAGGCGATGGAGCAGCAACTAGCCAAGAACACATATTTGGCTGGAGAGGAGTTCACCGCGGCAGACTGCGTGTCTGTCTTCCATCTGACGACGCTGCGGCTGTTTATTCCCTACAGCCTTGAGGAGTATCCTCATATTGTGCGCTACTTGGAGCGTATCGGACAGCGTCCGGCGTACAAGAGGGCTATGGAGAAGGGTGATCCTGATCTGGTGCCTTTGTTGGCGGCGGCTGCGCCTGCTAAGTCGCTGCTGTGA
- a CDS encoding uncharacterized protein (COG:V;~EggNog:ENOG410PK8P;~InterPro:IPR036291,IPR001509;~PFAM:PF13460,PF05368,PF01370;~go_function: GO:0003824 - catalytic activity [Evidence IEA]) has product MTISEASAIPHGSRVLVTGANSLVGSNVADRLLSRGYRVRGTVRNAQRHQWLGDLFRGKYGKDSFELVQVQDIQRPGAFDEAMKGVSGVAHVVTIFAGPNDGPDEVFESIKQLDHNVLASAAAEPSVKRFVYTSSCQAANTMGLDDLDGKTVITSETWNKTAIQRAKTGSPAEWRRGFDIYSASKALGEQGIWEWVREHKPRFVVNTVLPSLCYGASLDPENQGFPSTLSWPAAIIRNDWASVSEHVKANLPNGGYCVGIEDAALLHVAALTNPTVQNERLFAYGWPFFWNDLATIYRTIFPNRELPTDLPARDKDADLLDVKPSRRSEDLLKEMGKPGWSSLKEIIVANAYGLV; this is encoded by the exons ATGACCATCTCTGAAGCATCAGCTATCCCTCATGGATCACGGGTCCTGGTGACTGGGGCCAATAGCTTGGTCGGATCCAATGTGGCCGATCGGCTGCTTAGTCGCGGGTATCGTGTCAGGGGAACTGTGCGGAATGCGCAGAGACACCAATGGCTCGGAGATCTTTTCCGTGGCAAGTATGGAAAAGACAGCTTTGAGCTGGTCCAGGTCCAGGACATACAGCGTCCGGGGGCTTTTGATGAAGCTATGAAAG GCGTCTCGGGAGTGGCACATGTAGTGACTATCTTTGCCGGTCCAAACGATGGTCCGGACGAGGTATTCGAATCCATAAAACAGCTGGACCACAATGTCCTTGCCTCCGCGGCAGCCGAGCCCAGCGTCAAGCGTTTCGTCTACACCTCCTCTTGCCAAGCGGCTAACACAATGGGCttggatgatctggatggCAAGACAGTGATCACCTCGGAAACTTGGAACAAAACTGCCATTCAGCGAGCCAAAACGGGGTCTCCTGCTgaatggagaagagggtttgACATCTACAGCGCAAGCAAAGCCTTGGGGGAGCAAGGGATCTGGGAATGGGTGAGAGAGCACAAGCCCAGGTTCGTGGTAAATACCG TTCTACCCTCGTTGTGCTATGGTGCCTCTCTCGACCCAGAAAATCAAGGGTTTCCTTCCACACTATCATGGCCAGCAGCCATCATCAGGAATGATTGGGCCTCAGTTTCCGAACATGTGAAGGCCAACCTCCCAAATG GAGGGTATTGTGTGGGCATTGAAGATGCCGCACTTCTGCATGTCGCGGCTTTGACCAATCCCACGGTCCAAAATGAACGCCTGTTCGCGTATGGCTGGCCTTTCTTCTGGAACGATTTAGCTACCATCTATCGGACCATATTCCCGAACCGCGAGCTGCCAACGGATTTGCCTGCTCGGGATAAGGATGCAGATCTATTGGACGTTAAGCCTTCGAGGCGGTCGGAAGATCTACTTAAAGAGATGGGCAAGCCGGGATGGAGTAGCCTCAAGGAGATTATCGTGGCCAATGCATATGGTCTGGTTTGA